In Anopheles arabiensis isolate DONGOLA chromosome 2, AaraD3, whole genome shotgun sequence, the genomic window TGTGGTGCAGCAATTCGTAGTGGATCAACACTTCGCACAGATAGTTGTAGTATTTGATGCAGAGCTGGGCTTTGCGGTGGTTCACCACGCACGCTCGATGTTTGAGATTCGCAAGCGGAGTGTCCATCTGACGAAACAGCGCACGGGCCCACATTATGCGCCCGACAGTTTCCGGCACACCGTACGGTATCGGGGGATTCGCTCGGTTTTCGTTGTAAATATCTTTCAGTTGAAAAATTTCCGTCTCCAGCATCATGGCCACATCCAGATAACGGCGATCAATGCACAAACATTCCAGCTGCAGCTTCTCGAACCGCCGCAAAATCAACAAACTGCTGTCGACCGTGCGCTCGTTGGCGAGCTGATTTTTGAGAAACTTTTGCAGCCCCGATTCTGCCAGCTCTACCTCCTTCAGGTAGCATTCGTAATCCTTGTCAAACTGGtgctcggtgtagatcaatgGATCGTACGGCTTCGAGGTAAGCGTTTCATAGGCCGCCCTTATGCGTCCAGAAAACACCTCCGTTCCGGAAATAGCAACCTGTTCGATGATTTCGTACTTTAGAAACAGCTCCATGACTTCCAGTATGCGCGCCAACCGCAGCTTGAAGTGGTTCAGTttaccaaacacaaacacctgCGAACATTCCCAAGGTGTTTCGGTGGGACTGTCTGCCATCTTTTGCACCGTCTGTCTATAGCTGTCCCGGAAGGTTGCGTCCAAGTTGTGACAGATGGTGATCTTGCTGATCAGCACCTGCTTGGGCTGGTTGTAGATGCGAATCGTGCCACGATCGGTTAGAAACAGCCGGCAGTTGATGATGATTTGGTTGGCAATCTTTGTCAGCAGCCCTGTTATGCGGTCCGAGGTGTTGTAGTACATGGAGGATTTGTAAACCTGACGGATGACTTCCAGTAAGCTAGGAATGCTTCTCGTCGCTTCTTGCGGATCGCATCGATACAGAGGATCCCAGAACCGTTCGATCGAGCTTATGAAGCGTACGTTATCCCGCGATTCGATCAGCTTGTTGGACAACTCTGCCGCCAAACCTTCCCAAACCTTGGCCAACTTGCCGCGAGAGATTTTCAACGATTCCAGAAACTGACGAAACACTTTACCCTCCGTAAACTCGCTGATTGACGTGTAGCGCGTTAGTACCGTGCGCCAATATTCCAACTCTACCAGCGGTCCGGCGTAATGGGGAGCCTGCTCGATCTGGTCGCCCTGTGTGAGTGCATACTGTACCTGTTCCATCCAGCGGGCGAAAATGTGCTCAACGCGACCCATCTTTTCTCGATTGTGTGCCGTTTCCTGCACCTGGATGGCGGTCAGTAGAAAGCCCATGTACAAATCACGATCCACCTCAAACACGATACGCTGGGAAATGTCTTTTTCGGTACTTTTGAGGAAATTGATGAACCGGTTCACGCCGTACTTGAAGTTACTCTTCTGCATGTCATTGCAATGGCCATAGTCGCGGATGTAGTCGATGGCCGGCTTCAGCACGCGCTCCAAAATGGAGACCAAACTGTACACGATCGAGCTTCCCGAGGGTATTGTGATGTTTGTGAACAGGATTTCctaaaagcatacaaacatGTTCAGTCCCATTTGTCGTACAAATCACACCGTCGTGCCTGTCTACTTACATCGCTCAGTCCTTTGGTTTCGATCGGCTTGGCATTACTGTGCCGACACACTCCCACACAAACCGGGGTCACTTTGCCACTGCGTCCATCGGTGATCCAAACTTGATTGCTTGCCTGCTTTACCTTCGCATTGTACCGGCCCGTATCCATGCCGGGCGGAGGGCACATGTCGTAAAACAGGAGCAGCGCCTTCGTGCCCTCTGCCTCAAAGAAGCTATCCAGCAGCTGCACATCGAACATCCGGTCCGCCACGCACTCAGCAACGTAGTCCTGATCTTCGCCCAAGATGTACGCACCCACCTCTAGCACGTGCCGGTGCTTGGTGGCCAAGATGTTGAGCCGCTCCGAGCGGGCATCTTTCGATTTCTCGAGCCGCTGTTGAATCTCCTGCTCTTCCGTAATTTTCGGCGGGCTGCCACGACGTCGCTTGACCAGCTGTACCACATTGCCGATTTTCGTGCTGACGCCAATGACATCGAGCACTTTTTTCAGGTGACGATCCGGATCCGGGTCCGACATGatggcctgctgctgctgctggatgtgTACTTCTCTTTCGACAGTTCTCAGTGTAGGTGCAGAGAATAGAAATAGCACAGGAATGATGGAAAGGTGTATGCTGCGTCAATGATTACTTTGATACTCCAGTTTCATCAGTGGATGCTTTGATGGGTGAGAATGGTTCAATGGATAGATTCCATGGGGTAGAGTCTTCAACTCGCATgactcaacaacaacaacatgcccgtcatgggatCAAGTCCCGTACGGACCGGACCGATCATTCCATACGCAGAAGAGGACTGTCTTTTTTGCTGTGGATTAAACCAGTAGGGTTCAAACCAGCTGAAAAGGAAGTgataaatgaaaagaaaaagtaataaGCCTCGACCaaggcacacaacacacccatGTGGCATTCCTTATCGATAATTCGACGCATAAATAACAAGCATTGTTCAAAATATGCATGTGTGATTAATAAACCGCTTAATCGAACAGATTTGACCACCCTTTCAAAGGCTATCGTTCgattaagtgtgtgtgttctcgTATTATTTCACCCGTTTAATCGTCATATCGTAATCGGCTGCGAACTTCGTCAACCCCCTTCTTGTCGATCTTCAATCTAGACTATCGGCCAATCAGCTTTATCGGAGGTTGATACGGACCCAactgtgggggggggggggggggatcacTAATTAAAACTGCTCAAGCGATATGATAACGGTGTTAAAGCAATTGAAAACATTCAACTAAGTCCTCCCCACTGCCGGTCAGTCAACGCTTAGCTGGTGTGTTCTACAGACATAAACATGGAAAGTGAAGCCGACCTGTTCGAGTCAGCGAACCAAAAACGCTCGAAGCGCGATGCACAAATCTCCCCCTGGTGGTTGCTCGCTCTGTCCGGTGCGGTGGCCGGAGTCTACTTTCTCGTCTACTGGAACTGGGCGGCGATGCCGATCGCATTGCGCCGTGCGGATGAGCTAACGCACCCGGACCGCTTCATAGCGGAGGTGGCCAAGCAGCATCTGTTCGAGATGAGCAACGTTGGACCGCGGGTGGCCGGCAGCTACGCCAACGAAATAGTCACCGTACAGTTTCTGCTTCGTGTTATCGACGAAATCGCCGCCGAAGCAAACTCCGCCGCACATCGCGTTGAGGTGGAGGTGCAGCGCGCGTACGGTGATATGTATCTCGACTACGAAAAGTACCCTCAGACGAGCGTGTACCAGGGCATTCAGAATGTGGTGGCCCGGATCGTGCCGGCGCAGGGGAGCGACCCGGACAACTATCTGATGCTCAGCTCACACTTCGACAGCGTCCCGCAAAGCCCCGGAGCCGGGGACGACGGGACCATGAGCGTTATAATGCTGGAAGTGATGAGGCAGCTAGCCCAAGGCAAGCGATCGTACGAGCATGGgctggtgtttgtgtttaatggCTGCGAGGAGAACACACTGCAAGGATCGCACGCGTTCGTGGCGCATCATCGGTGGTTCGCCAAGGTGCGAACGTTCATCAACATGGACGTGGCGGCGAACGGTGGACGGGACATAATGTTTCAAGCTGGACCCAAGTACTCGTTCCTCATGGAAGTAAGCAGCTAGCGTGTGCTAGTCGTACGCGATCGACAAACACTCACAACactcctttttcttctttgccttCCAAACGAGACAGTACTATCGCGATCATGTTCCCCATCCGTACTGTACCGCGGTAGCGGAGGAACTGTTCCAGGCGGATCTGGTACCATCGGAAACGGATTATTTAATCTACTCGACCGTCGGCAACATACCGGGCATGGATTTCGCTCACAGTACCTGGGGTTATCTGTACCACACGGCGTACGATGCCTACGACACCATACCGAACACAACGCTACAGCACACTGGGGACAATGTGCTAGCATTGGCCAAAGCGCTAGCCAACGCACCGGAGCTGTACGACATCCGTGAGCATGAGGGCAGTAAGGCTGTTTTCTTCGACTTTCTCAACTGGTTTCTCGTGTACTATCCACTCTGGGCATCGATCATACTCAATGTTGGCCTGGTGGTTGTTGCTCTTTGTGCGATCGGTTTGTCCGTGTGGATGATGGCACGCAGCACGAGCCTAACGGTGGGTCAAGTGCTGCTACAGGGTCTTACCAGCATGGGTGTCGTGCTGCTGTCACTCATTGTCGGTATTGGACTGTCGCTGGCGCTTGCCGCCATTCTGAATGCTGTCGATTCCACAATGAGCTGGTTTACTCAAACTTGGTTGATCTTTGGACTGTACGTCTGTCCCTTTTTGATTGCAACGTGCACTGGACCAGTGCTGTATATTCAtttcgtaaaaaatgtaagtAATCATCCCCGAAAACATGCGCTTAATCCCCGAGAACTTCCAATTAATCGATCGCGATCATCTTTCGAACAGGATCACCTATCACTGCACGCCCGAGTTCAGCTTTTACTGCACGCCACTTGTGTCCTGTACGCGTTGATACTGGTCGTACTGACAGCTATGAGCATCCGATCGGGCTATCTCTTCACAATGGCCATCCTGTTCTACACCGTCACGACGCTGGTGAACGTATCGATCAAGTATTCGCCCTTCGCCTGGCTGTATGTGCATCTCGCCGGACAGATTGCACCGATCGCGTACTTTAGCTCCGTTTCCCTCACCGCCTTTGCCACCTTTATCCCGATGCAGGGACGCGGCAATGCAGGGGCCAATCCGGAACTGCTGATCGCTTTGTTTGCCGTGCTAGTGGGCCTACTGGTGGCAGGGTTTCTCACCCCACTGGTAGCGTTAGCGCGCAAAGCGTACCTCTACATCGCGTTAGTTGCCGTCTTTTTCGTGGTGTCGATCATCGTGATGGTAACGTCGGCAGGGTTTCCCTTCCGAGCACACACTTCACCGCAACGCTTTTACATCTACGTAAGTACAGTGGTATTTTGGTGAGCTTTtacgcacaaacacaaccatAACGTGCACGGTTTATTTCGCAGCATTGTACAAGAGAGTTTTACCATCAGAATGGTACGCTGAGACGATTGGAAGGAGGCTACTACGTTCATCCGCAGGATCGTTACACGGGCGATCTTATCCGCGAGCTGGCAGTCAAGTCCGACTTATCCGCCGTACCGCTGGGAGCTGAGTGTGACAAGGAGCTGTACTGTGGTATACCTTTCTATCAAAACACCCAGCACGGACAGCGCGAAAACGGCCTTTGGATACAAGGCAACCCATTTACCCTGCCCGAAGCAATCGATCTACAGCTAGTGGACAGTCAACGTGATCCAGAGCTCAACATTACTACGTTCTTTTTCACGGCAAAAGGCACAGATCACATGAGCTTCTACGTTTCTCCCGTGGAGGGCGTGAAATTAGTTGGCTGGAGCTTCAGCAAGACCATTCCTCGCAGTGGGCTGGCCTGGAATGGACAGGAGGTGCACTTCGTTAACTTTGTGCATGGAATCGATGATCGTCCGCACGAGTTTTATCTTACGGTGCATGGTACGGCTAGTAAGGCGGCGGAAGCGGGCTGGAGCTTTTACCTGAATATAGTGGCACAGTACATGCACCATGAACAGTATCGTGC contains:
- the LOC120897149 gene encoding endoplasmic reticulum metallopeptidase 1-like yields the protein MESEADLFESANQKRSKRDAQISPWWLLALSGAVAGVYFLVYWNWAAMPIALRRADELTHPDRFIAEVAKQHLFEMSNVGPRVAGSYANEIVTVQFLLRVIDEIAAEANSAAHRVEVEVQRAYGDMYLDYEKYPQTSVYQGIQNVVARIVPAQGSDPDNYLMLSSHFDSVPQSPGAGDDGTMSVIMLEVMRQLAQGKRSYEHGLVFVFNGCEENTLQGSHAFVAHHRWFAKVRTFINMDVAANGGRDIMFQAGPKYSFLMEYYRDHVPHPYCTAVAEELFQADLVPSETDYLIYSTVGNIPGMDFAHSTWGYLYHTAYDAYDTIPNTTLQHTGDNVLALAKALANAPELYDIREHEGSKAVFFDFLNWFLVYYPLWASIILNVGLVVVALCAIGLSVWMMARSTSLTVGQVLLQGLTSMGVVLLSLIVGIGLSLALAAILNAVDSTMSWFTQTWLIFGLYVCPFLIATCTGPVLYIHFVKNDHLSLHARVQLLLHATCVLYALILVVLTAMSIRSGYLFTMAILFYTVTTLVNVSIKYSPFAWLYVHLAGQIAPIAYFSSVSLTAFATFIPMQGRGNAGANPELLIALFAVLVGLLVAGFLTPLVALARKAYLYIALVAVFFVVSIIVMVTSAGFPFRAHTSPQRFYIYHCTREFYHQNGTLRRLEGGYYVHPQDRYTGDLIRELAVKSDLSAVPLGAECDKELYCGIPFYQNTQHGQRENGLWIQGNPFTLPEAIDLQLVDSQRDPELNITTFFFTAKGTDHMSFYVSPVEGVKLVGWSFSKTIPRSGLAWNGQEVHFVNFVHGIDDRPHEFYLTVHGTASKAAEAGWSFYLNIVAQYMHHEQYRASEFQQFVDQFPDYAHVVAYPAHLVSRIY